The genomic segment CCATTGGTTCACCCATCGCACCGCTTTTGCGGCGCCGAGTGACCAGGCCATCATCGGCGCCGCTGACCTGACGTTGATCCGACAACTGGGCCTCGACCACGTGCGTATCGGCGTTGATCCGGTGTGGTTCAGCACGAGTGCTGGCGCGGCGGACGAGCTGATGCGTGGGCTGGAGGCCGTACGTGACGCAGGCCTTGCCGTGGTGCTGGCCGTGCAACCTGAGGCCGACTACAAGCGCGCCCTGATCGCCGACCCGGCAGCGCGCGAGGACCTGTTGCGCACCTGGGCACAACTGGCCACGCCGCTGGCGCAATGGCCGCCGTCGAAACTGGCCTTTGAAGCGCTCAACGAACCTGAGCACAACGACCCCGTCGCCGTGCACCAACTGATGACCGACATTGTCGCCACGCTGCGCGATGTCGCGCCACGGCACACCGTCATCGTGTCGCCGGGTGGCTATGCCGACGTCGATGACCTGGTGGCCTTCACGCCGCTGGAGGCGGACAACCTTATCTATACCTTTCACTTTTATGAGCCGAAAAACTTCACCCACCAGGGTGCGTACTGGGGCTGGCCCATGTGGATCAGCTTTTCAGGCTTTCCTTATCCGTCATCACCGGCCGCCGTGGCGCCGCGACTGGCGCAGGTTGCCGACGACGTGAAACCGCACCTGACCCATTACGGCGAGGCGCGCTGGAACCGCGCGCGCCTGGCGACCCAACTGGATCGCGCCGCGCAATGGGCGACGCGGCACAAGGTCACTGTGTGGTGCGGCGAGTTTGGCGCCTACCGCCCGAATGCCGAGGCGGCGCATCGGCACGCATGGCTAAACGATGTCACCGAATTGATGCATGCGCGCAGTATCGGCTGGTCGCTATGGGACTACGCCGGACCCTTCGGCCTGACCGAAGGGTCGCCGCGCGCGCGGCGTGTCGATCACGACATGGCGAAGGCCATGGGCCTGATGGCCGATGCGGACTGATCGTCCGTCGGCGTCATCAATTGCACGCCATCAGGCCGCCTGCCGGTGGCTTTGCGCCGCCTCGATCATGACGCCGGACAACAACTGATACGCCCCGGCCCATGCGCTGCTGACCTCCTCAGTCCACTCGTCGCCCAGCGCCTTTTCCAAGGTCCAGAGCAGCGCGGCACCCACCTCGGCATAGTCGGCGTCCTGCACGCCATAGCCGGTGTGCCGCCGACCCATGGCCTGCAGCGGGGCGACCAGTGGGGTCGGTTCATGCAGGTGTTTCACGGCCAGCGCGAGGGTCTGCATCAACATCGCGCCCTGCCGAGACATGTCGCCCTTGAACAGCGCCCTGTACGCAGGCTGCTGCTCAAAAAGTCGACCGTAGAACCCTTCGGCGGCGGTGTCGGCCACCGGCGCAACCTTGGCGAAAGTGGTCTTGACGAGCTCGATCTGTCGCGGGGTCATGGCGGGCTTTGGTTGATGGGTGAACGGCATCATTGAGCGCAAGTCGGCCCGTGCCAAGGGGCCATCACACCAGCGGCGATGGGCAACCGACCAATGGAGTCGTCGGGCGCGTGCCGGGTACGGGCACGCGCATACACCCGTCCGTTTCGTCGGGCTTCGGGACAATCGGATTTGGCGACACTTGCGGCGCGCCGCGCGCCCGCGAAGGCGGCGCCCAACACAACCGCGGTGACCTGCGCCAGCTCTGGTGCAGCGCTTCCAACAATTCGTTAGTTCTGGCGGCGCGATTGAGCACATCTCTTCGTTGCTCATCGTCGCGATAGTGCCCGCTATCACTCCTCTTCGCGCCTCGATCTGCACTCAATCGCACTCGCCACCTCCTAACGCTTTGTTACTAACCTTTTAGAAAGTATTGTCATAATATGAGACAATACGGCCATGAAATGCAAGCGCTCATCGGATGGTCGTTCTATCGATCATCATTCATTGCAGGTAATGCGACAGCAGGCGATCAAGGCCATGCGTGAAGGCCAGCCTGCGGCAAGTGTTGCTGCGGCTTTTGGTGTGAACGTTCGCAGTGTTCACAGGTGGTTGGCTGACTTTGTCAATGGCGGGCAGAACGCGCTGCTGGCCAAGCCCATCCCCGGCAGACCACCAAAGGTCAGTGCTGACGAGATGCGCTGGCTCGCACAGACGGTACGGGATCACTCGCCGTTGCAGTACCGCTTTCAGTTTGGCCTTTGGACGCTGTCGCTGATTGCCGAACTGATTCGCCGTGAGTTTGGCAAGAAGCTGTCGCTGGCCTCTGTCAGCCGAATCATGAAGCTGCTGGGCTTCAGTGCACAGAAGCCGTTGTATCAGGCTTGGCAGCAGGATGCGGCGTTGGTGCATCAATGGGAACAGGAAACCTACCCCGCCATCCGGGCCGAGGCGCGTGCAGCGGGCGCGACGATCTACTTTGCCGACGAGTCCGGCATTCGGTCGGACTACCACACCGGCAGCACCTGGGCGCCGCGTGGGCAGACCCCGGTGGTGCAAGTCACCGGACGACGCTTCTCGTTGAACATGATCTCGGCGGTGAGTCCACGCGGAGATTTCCGATTTATGGTCCATGAGGGCTCAGTGACTTCGCAGGTGTTTCGGGAATTTCTGAAGCGGTTGATGATCGGGGCCGAGCAGCCGGTTTTCGTGGTGGTCGACGGTCACCCCATCCACAAGGCAAAGCTGATCAAAAACTACGTCGACAGCCTGAATGGACAGCTCAAGCTCTTCTTCTTGCCGCCCTACTCGCCGCAATTGAACCCCGACGAACAGGTCTGGGCCCATGTGAAACGGCAGGTCTCGCGCCAGTTGGTGCAGAGCAAAGATGAAATGAAGCGCCTTGCCATCGGTGCGCTCCGACGAATCCAGCGGCTACCCGAACTCGTGAAATCATTCTTCCGACAGCCCGAGTGCAAATATGCGGCAGGGTGACATTTCTTTTGAGAAGGTTAGTAGATGCGCTGCACTAGAGCAGTTTGTCTACCCGCCGAATCTGCGCGCCCAGCGCCGCCAGCTTTTGCTCAATGTGCTCGTAGCCGCGGTCCATGTGATAAATGCGGTCGATGATGGTTTCGCCATCGGCAGCGAGCGCGGCGATGACCAGTGAGGCTGAGGCGCGCAGGTCGGTGGCCATGATCGGCGCGGCGGTGAGACGCGCTTTGCCGGTGATGATGGCGGTGTTGCCCTCGACCCGAATGTCGGCGCCCAGCCGCAGCAGTTCGTTGGCGTGCATGAAGCGGTTTTCGAAGATGGTTTCGCGAATCGTGCCCACGCCTTCGGCGAGGCAGTTCATGGCCATGATCTGCGCTTGCATGTCGGTGGGAAAACCGGGGTGCGGCATGGTGTGCAGGTTGACGGCCTTGGGCCGGGCGCCGTGCATATCGAGCTCAATAAAATCCAGCCCGGTACGGATGATGGCGCCAGCCTGTTGCAGTTTGACCAGCACCGCGTCAAGCAGGCCGGGATCGGTATGGGTGATGCGCACCTTGCCGCGCGTGGTGGCGGCAGCCGCCAGGTAGGTGCCGGTCTCGATACGGTCCGGCAGCACGCGGTGCTCGGCGGCGTGCAGCTTTTTGACACCCTGGATGTGGATGGTGGTGGTGCCGTCGCCGACAATCTTGGCGCCCATGGCGCGCAGGCAGCGTGCCAGATCGACCACTTCGGGCTCACGCGCGGCGTTCTCCAGCATGGTGTCGCCGTCAGCAAGCACGGCGGCCATCATCAGGTTTTCGGTGCCGGTGACGGTGACGGTGTCGAAGACGATGCGCGCGCCTTTCAGCTTCTGGGCTTTGGCGTGGACGAAGCCGCCCTCAAGGGTAATTTCTGCGCCCATGGCTTTGAGGCCCATCAGGTGCAGGTCCACCGGTCGCGCGCCAATGGCGCAACCCCCGGGCAAGGAGACGTGCGCTTCGCCACGCGCCGCCACCAACGGGCCCAACACCAGAATGCTGGCACGCATGGTGCGCACCAGTTCATAAGGCGCGACGCAGGTGGTGATGCCGCTGGCATCGAGCACGCGGGTATGGGCGTCGGGATGTTCGACGCGCACGCCCATCTGCTCGAGCAACTGGCCGGTGGTGCCGACGTCGCGCAGGTTGGGGACGTTGGTCAACGTCAGCGGCGCATCGCTGAGCAGGCTGGCGCAGAGGATGGGCAGCGCGGCGTTCTTGGCGCCGCCAGCGGCAATTTCGCCGCTGAGCGGGCCGTTGCCCTGAATGACAAATTTGTCCATGAAAGACTCAGTTGGGAACGGTAGTGGACGGGATCAGCCCCATCCGCTTGGTACGCCGCGCGGGGCGGCGGTCATCAAAACTGGCCATGCGCGTGCCGTCACGATCGCTGGCGTGGTGAAGGGCGTCGGCAAAATCGTGCCCGTCTCGAAAGCCCTTGAACGCGGTCACGACCTGATCCTGGGCCACGATCTCGACCTGCGGCCGGCTCAGCAGATACCCGAAGACCCTGATGATGTCGGCGGGCGCGAAACCATAGCGCCCACGCAGCAGCCATTCCAGCGCCAGCAGCAGCGATTTGGCCACGCACAAGCGCCGACCTGATTCGATGAGTCGGCGAGCGGCCTCACGTTGCTTTTGGGTGGTGAGGTCGGGCGCCGCCTCGGCCACGAAGTAAAGCGCGAGCACGTGGGTATCGATCCCGATCACTGGCGCGCTTTGCCACGGTCGCCGGACTTTCGAGGCAAGCGTGCAGTGGCCGATCGGACGACCCACCTCAGCCGACGTCATCAGTGCCGGGCCGTTTGCGTGCCCTGGGATGGGCGCCGTCATAAACGCTGGCGAGCCGCTTGAAATCAACGTGGGTGTAGATCTGCGTGGTCGCCAGTTGCGCATGGCCCAGCAGTTCCTGCACCGCCCGCAGGTCACCCGACTCTTCAAGCATGTGGGTGGCGAAGGCGTGTCGAAGGCGGTGCGGATGCACGCGGCCCTCAAGGCCGGTGCGCTGTGCAAACGCCTTGACCGCCAAGCCAATGCCGCTGCGCGAAAGCCGGCCGCCACGCGGGTTGAGCCACAGGGCCGGCTCGTCCTCGCGGCGCAGCCACTGCGGACGCACGGACAGCCAGTCGTCAATGGCCGAGCGGGCCTTGCTGCCCAACCAGACGATGCGCTCTTTCTCGCCCTTGCCGATGATGCGCAGCTCGGTCTGCCCATGCGCCACCTGCGGCACATTGAGTCCATGGGCCTCGGCGAGGCGCATGCCACTGCTGTAGAGGGCTTCGAGCAAGGCCCGGTCACGACGCTCGACGATGCTGCCAGCCCGCTGGTCGAGGGCCTGCCCCAGCGCATCGGCGGCGACGCCCATCGGCAACTTGCGGCGATGTCGCGGCGCGCGCACGCCGGTGGTCGGATTCGACGTCAGCCAGCCGCGACCGACGGCGAATCTGAAAAACCCGCGTGCCGACGACAGGTACCGCTGCAGGCTCGCCGTCTGGTGGCCGTCCTGGTGCAGGCCGGCGATCCAGCGGCGGATGTCGCCACTGCGGCAATGACCGGCAGCGACAAGCACGGCTTGCAGCCGCTGCAGGTCGCGCGTGGTCGCGTCCAGGGTGTTCGGGGAGGCGCGCCGCACATCGCGCAGCTCGTCAAGGTAGGCGGCGATGAAGCCCGCCCAGTCTGGCGCGCTGCCGTCGTCCGGCAACGTCATCTCAACCGAGACGGGCGCGGATGGCCGCCGCAACCAGTTCGGCAATCATTTCGAGAAACAACTTGCCCTGGCGCGGCTGGAACCGCTCGGGGTTGAGTGCGCCAAAGGCCAGCATGCCGAGGTACTTGTCCTTTTCCAGCGGCACGATGGCAGCCGACTGGGGCACCTCGACGGCCTTGGGAAACAACAGGCGCGCGCGCGGCTCAGTGATGGGTCCGCACTCGATCAGCCGCGTGCGGGTGAAATTTTCGTAAGCCTTGGCGATGCGGCCCTCGGGTTCCATCGGCACCAGTCCATCGATGTCGTTGCGCTTGTAATAGGCGTTGTTGAGGCCGATGAACACTTCGTCGATGCCGAACTCGGCGCGCAATACCTGCCGCAGGCCGGCGGCGACCGCAGCCAGCGACGGCGCGCGAATCAGGGTGCGCGCCAGGCGCAGGACATTCTCGGCGCGGCCTTCGTTGTCGCGCGCAGCATCGACCAGCCGCTCAAGATGTGACTCCAGCTTCTGCGCGCGGGCGCGCAACACGTCGACCTGCCGCTCCATCAGTGACACAGCCGAGCCGGTACTGTGGGCCAGCTCCAGCTTTTCCAGTATGTCCGGGTGCCTGGCGAACAGGTCGGGGTGGGCCATCAGGTAATCGAGCACCGCCTGTTCGGCCAGTTCGGGCACGCCTGGCGCCTCGCGTGCGTCAACTGCGGTCTGGTTCACAACAATTCCCCTCGATACACGGTGTCTGTTTCCCCTTCCAACCATACCGGAGCATCGCCGCCGGCCCAACGCACGGCAAGCTGCCCGCCCGAGACCCGCACCTGCACGTGGGCATCGAGCTGCCCGGCGCGAATCCCTGCCACCACAGCCGCACAGGCACCGCTGCCGCACGCCAGGGTTTCGCCGGCGCCGCGCTCGTAAACACGCAGGGCAATGGCGTCGCGCGCCAGCACCGTCATGAAACCGACGTTGACTGACGCCGGAAACACCGGCGAGACCTGCAAGGCTGGCCCCAACGTGGCCACCGGCGCCGTCGCGACATCGAGCACGGTGATGACCGCATGCGGATTGCCCATCGACAGCGCGCGAAACGCCACCTCGCCATGCCCGGGGACCGGCAGGTGATACACCTCGGCCTGCGCAAGTGCCATGGGGATCTGCTCAGGCACGAAGACGGGCGCCCCCAGATTGACCTGAATGAGCCCGTCGGCACCGTGGCGCAATTCGAGCACCCGCGATGCGGTGCGCACCCGCAGGTGATCGGCTTGCGACAGCCCTTGCTCACGAACGAAACGCGCAAGGCAGCGCGCGCCGTTGCCGCACTGCCCGACCTCTGAGCCGTCGGCATTGAAGATGCGGTAGTCGAAATCGACGTCATCGGTCGAGGGCGACTCGACCACCAGCACCTGGTCGCAGCCGACGCCGTAGCGGCGATCGGTGAGCCGCGCCAGCGTCGCGGGCGTGGGTTGGAACGCCTCGCGGGTGGCATCGATGACCACGAAGTCATTGCCGGCGCCGTGCATTTTGGTGAAGGCCAGAGTCATGACTTGATTCTATTGATTCGCGACCCGGCCCGTACGGCCGAAGGCGGGTGCTTTGGTGCTATTTTCATGCCCACACCAACGGTCAATTCAGGGATTGCACGTGAAAGTTATTGCCACCGATATGGGGTTTGGCTACACCAAGGCGACCGACGGTCGCGGCCACCAGTTGTTCAAATCGATTCTGGGGGAGGCCAATCCAGCGCAGTTCGGTGAGTCACTGGTGGGCAACAGCACCCTGCCGCCCCGCCATTTCCGTCTGGGTGACGAGACGTTTTTTGTTGGCGAGTGGGCCGAGACACAGTCACGCGGTCGGCGCTTCACGCTGGACCCGGCGCAATTTCTCGCCAAGCACGCCAAACAGCTGGCACTGGCGGCGATTGCGCCCTACGCACCGGACGGTGAGCCGATTCGACTGGTCACCGGGCTGCCCATCAGCTTCTTCAAGCGCTATCGCGAGGCCGTATCGGCGCTACTCAAGGGTCGCCATGCGCTGGTGGCTTTTGGTGCCGACGGCCGGCCGGTGGAACAGCAGGTTTACATCGAGCAGGTGCGGGTGATTCCGCAGCCCTTCGGCAGTCTGTTCGGGTTGATGCTCAACAACTTGGGAAAACCTTCGTCACAACGCTATGTGACCGAGAAGATCGGCATCATCGACATCGGCTTTCGTACGGCCGACTTCACCATCAGTGACAAGACCCGGTACTCGGAGCGCGGCAGTCTGTCGACCGATTCGGGCATGTCCAGCGCCTATGCCCAGGTGGCCGCGTTCTTGCAGGACCAGTCCGGCATCAGCATCGAATTGTTCCGCCTGCACGAGGCGTTCAGCCGCGGCAGCCTGCGCGTCAAGGGCACCTTGTACGACCTCAAGCCGGTCATTAACCAGGCCTTCGATCAACTGGCCGAACGCATTGCGACCGAGGTGAACCGGCTGTGGTCGGACGACTGGGATCTGGAGGCCATCGTCATCACCGGCGGCGGCGGCAAGGCCTTGTATCCACGCCTCAAGCCGCTGATTGACGGCGAGGTGCTGGCGATGCCTGAAGACGAAGACCCGCGCCTGGCCAACGTCAACGGCTACTGGAAGTACGGCACGCACCTGTGGGGCAGTGCGGCGACGGCAACGGCACCCGCCACGCCGCCCACGGCATGAATCGGTTGCAGGCCGGGTTTCAACCCTTCACGCGCGGCGCCTTTTGGGTGGCGGCGCGACGGCGCGGCTTCTTCGCAGGTTCCGCCGGCGTCATGCCCAGCACCTGCTCGAGTTCTTCCAGCGCCTCGCCCATGTAAACGGCCAGCCGCTGCATATGAGGCAGCGAGTCACGGCAGC from the Polycyclovorans algicola TG408 genome contains:
- the dapF gene encoding diaminopimelate epimerase: MTLAFTKMHGAGNDFVVIDATREAFQPTPATLARLTDRRYGVGCDQVLVVESPSTDDVDFDYRIFNADGSEVGQCGNGARCLARFVREQGLSQADHLRVRTASRVLELRHGADGLIQVNLGAPVFVPEQIPMALAQAEVYHLPVPGHGEVAFRALSMGNPHAVITVLDVATAPVATLGPALQVSPVFPASVNVGFMTVLARDAIALRVYERGAGETLACGSGACAAVVAGIRAGQLDAHVQVRVSGGQLAVRWAGGDAPVWLEGETDTVYRGELL
- a CDS encoding DUF484 family protein: MNQTAVDAREAPGVPELAEQAVLDYLMAHPDLFARHPDILEKLELAHSTGSAVSLMERQVDVLRARAQKLESHLERLVDAARDNEGRAENVLRLARTLIRAPSLAAVAAGLRQVLRAEFGIDEVFIGLNNAYYKRNDIDGLVPMEPEGRIAKAYENFTRTRLIECGPITEPRARLLFPKAVEVPQSAAIVPLEKDKYLGMLAFGALNPERFQPRQGKLFLEMIAELVAAAIRARLG
- a CDS encoding globin family protein; amino-acid sequence: MTPRQIELVKTTFAKVAPVADTAAEGFYGRLFEQQPAYRALFKGDMSRQGAMLMQTLALAVKHLHEPTPLVAPLQAMGRRHTGYGVQDADYAEVGAALLWTLEKALGDEWTEEVSSAWAGAYQLLSGVMIEAAQSHRQAA
- a CDS encoding ParM/StbA family protein, giving the protein MKVIATDMGFGYTKATDGRGHQLFKSILGEANPAQFGESLVGNSTLPPRHFRLGDETFFVGEWAETQSRGRRFTLDPAQFLAKHAKQLALAAIAPYAPDGEPIRLVTGLPISFFKRYREAVSALLKGRHALVAFGADGRPVEQQVYIEQVRVIPQPFGSLFGLMLNNLGKPSSQRYVTEKIGIIDIGFRTADFTISDKTRYSERGSLSTDSGMSSAYAQVAAFLQDQSGISIELFRLHEAFSRGSLRVKGTLYDLKPVINQAFDQLAERIATEVNRLWSDDWDLEAIVITGGGGKALYPRLKPLIDGEVLAMPEDEDPRLANVNGYWKYGTHLWGSAATATAPATPPTA
- a CDS encoding glycoside hydrolase family 5 protein, encoding MPRPRFDFFARLRMIGLAGLLLALSACSQIKGVAAPDPTLMQALARGVNLSHWFTHRTAFAAPSDQAIIGAADLTLIRQLGLDHVRIGVDPVWFSTSAGAADELMRGLEAVRDAGLAVVLAVQPEADYKRALIADPAAREDLLRTWAQLATPLAQWPPSKLAFEALNEPEHNDPVAVHQLMTDIVATLRDVAPRHTVIVSPGGYADVDDLVAFTPLEADNLIYTFHFYEPKNFTHQGAYWGWPMWISFSGFPYPSSPAAVAPRLAQVADDVKPHLTHYGEARWNRARLATQLDRAAQWATRHKVTVWCGEFGAYRPNAEAAHRHAWLNDVTELMHARSIGWSLWDYAGPFGLTEGSPRARRVDHDMAKAMGLMADAD
- a CDS encoding type II toxin-antitoxin system VapC family toxin is translated as MTSAEVGRPIGHCTLASKVRRPWQSAPVIGIDTHVLALYFVAEAAPDLTTQKQREAARRLIESGRRLCVAKSLLLALEWLLRGRYGFAPADIIRVFGYLLSRPQVEIVAQDQVVTAFKGFRDGHDFADALHHASDRDGTRMASFDDRRPARRTKRMGLIPSTTVPN
- a CDS encoding tyrosine-type recombinase/integrase, which gives rise to MTLPDDGSAPDWAGFIAAYLDELRDVRRASPNTLDATTRDLQRLQAVLVAAGHCRSGDIRRWIAGLHQDGHQTASLQRYLSSARGFFRFAVGRGWLTSNPTTGVRAPRHRRKLPMGVAADALGQALDQRAGSIVERRDRALLEALYSSGMRLAEAHGLNVPQVAHGQTELRIIGKGEKERIVWLGSKARSAIDDWLSVRPQWLRREDEPALWLNPRGGRLSRSGIGLAVKAFAQRTGLEGRVHPHRLRHAFATHMLEESGDLRAVQELLGHAQLATTQIYTHVDFKRLASVYDGAHPRARKRPGTDDVG
- a CDS encoding IS630 family transposase; its protein translation is MKCKRSSDGRSIDHHSLQVMRQQAIKAMREGQPAASVAAAFGVNVRSVHRWLADFVNGGQNALLAKPIPGRPPKVSADEMRWLAQTVRDHSPLQYRFQFGLWTLSLIAELIRREFGKKLSLASVSRIMKLLGFSAQKPLYQAWQQDAALVHQWEQETYPAIRAEARAAGATIYFADESGIRSDYHTGSTWAPRGQTPVVQVTGRRFSLNMISAVSPRGDFRFMVHEGSVTSQVFREFLKRLMIGAEQPVFVVVDGHPIHKAKLIKNYVDSLNGQLKLFFLPPYSPQLNPDEQVWAHVKRQVSRQLVQSKDEMKRLAIGALRRIQRLPELVKSFFRQPECKYAAG
- the murA gene encoding UDP-N-acetylglucosamine 1-carboxyvinyltransferase, with the translated sequence MDKFVIQGNGPLSGEIAAGGAKNAALPILCASLLSDAPLTLTNVPNLRDVGTTGQLLEQMGVRVEHPDAHTRVLDASGITTCVAPYELVRTMRASILVLGPLVAARGEAHVSLPGGCAIGARPVDLHLMGLKAMGAEITLEGGFVHAKAQKLKGARIVFDTVTVTGTENLMMAAVLADGDTMLENAAREPEVVDLARCLRAMGAKIVGDGTTTIHIQGVKKLHAAEHRVLPDRIETGTYLAAAATTRGKVRITHTDPGLLDAVLVKLQQAGAIIRTGLDFIELDMHGARPKAVNLHTMPHPGFPTDMQAQIMAMNCLAEGVGTIRETIFENRFMHANELLRLGADIRVEGNTAIITGKARLTAAPIMATDLRASASLVIAALAADGETIIDRIYHMDRGYEHIEQKLAALGAQIRRVDKLL